The Oscillospiraceae bacterium region CCGGATTATATTCTCTATTTTCTTAAGTGCATCGTTTATCATGTCACTCACATTCATACCGTCCACGCCCGCGATAAGATTGTTACAGCGATTTGCGGGAATGAGGATTTTGACAGCATTGCTTTGCGAGACGGCGAGAGCCATATCGGGCGTTATTTCACCCAGCATGGAGTCCGCAATCACAATGCCTATCGGACCCACAATTATGTCAGCTGTACGGCAATTTACGACCACGGCATTTTCACCGGTGGCACATAGCTTTGCACCGCCCTTTATCATGGCGGAGGTCGCAATGGTATTAGTTCCCACCGCAACAAGCTCGATATCTTTAAAACGCGCCAGAATAGATTCGCACAGCTCTTTGCCCAGCTTTCCGCCCTGACCGTCTATAAGCAGAATTTTCATATTGTTACCTCTAAATACAGGGAACGACATTTTGTCGTTCCCTGTCAGTTACATTTATTGCGGACTTACGCTGTAGTTGGGCGCTTCCTTGGTGATGTAAATGTCATGAGGATGGGACTCCTTAAGACCTGCGCCGGTAATGCGTACAAACTGAGCATTTTTCTGCAAAGTGGTAACGTCGGGAGCACCGCAGTAGCCCATACCGCTTCTCAGACCACCCATGAGCTGATAAACCGTGTCAGCCAGAGTTCCCTTGTAAGGAACACGTCCTTCAACGCCCTCGGGAACAAGCTTTTTGTTGTTTTCCTGGAAATATCTGTCCTTTGAACCACACTGCATTGCGCTGATAGAGCCCATACCGCGGTAAACCTTGAAGCTTCTGCCCTGATAGATTTCGGTGTCGCCGGGGCTTTCTTCACAGCCTGCAACCAGTGAACCTACCATTACAACGTCAGCACCTGCCGCGATTGCCTTGGTTATATCACCGCTGTATTTAACACCGCCGTCTGCAATAACGGGAATACCGTGCTTCTGTGCAACACAGGCAACGTCATAAACTGCACTTATCTGAGGCACGCCTATACCCGAAACAACACGGGTTGTACAGATAGAACCGGGACCTATACCTACCTTGACCGCATCGGCACCTGCCGCAATGAGCTCCTCGGCTGCTGCTGCGGTAGCAATATTACCTGCAATAACCTGAACGGTGGGGAATTTAGCTTTAACCTTGGAAAGGGCGTTTACAATGTTCTGGGAGTGACCGTGAGCCGAGTCCAGAACAAGAACGTCAGCACCTGCCTCTATGAGAGCACCTGCTCTGTCAAGTACATCCTTGGTGGCACCGATTGCCGCACCGCATACAAGTCTTCCCGCGGCATCCTTTGCTGCATGAGGATATTTTACTGCTTTTTCGATGTCCTTGATTGTTATGAGACCCTTGAGATGTCCATCGCTGTCAACAAGAGGAAGCTTTTCTATACGATGCCTTGAAAGGATTTCCTTCGCCTGCTCGAGAGTGGTACCCACATCGGCAGTTACAAGATTATCCTTGGTCATAACGTCTTCAATTTTCATATCGTGATTGGTCAGAAAACGCATATCACGGTTGGTCAGAATACCAACAAGCTTGCCGTCACGGCAAATCGGCACACCTGAAATACGGTATTTGCCCATAAGCTGATCAGCTTCGTAAACATAGTTTTCGGGGGCAAGGAAAAAAGGATTGACAATAACACCGTTTTCGCTTCTCTTAACGCGGTCAACCTCCTGAACCTGCATTTCGATGGGCATATTCTTGTGTATTATACCTATGCCGCCCTCACGCGCTATGGCAATAGCCATGCGGCTTTCGGTGACAGTATCCATTGCGGCTGTCATGAGCGGGATATTAAGTCTTATTTTTGAGGTCAGATTGGTGACAAGGTTGATATCCGCAGGCAGAACATCGCTTTTTGCAGGAATCAAAAGCACGTCATCAAATGTCAGACCTTCTTTGATAAATTTTTCACTGTAAACGTCGTTAACCATTTCAGCACCGTCCTTTATTTTATTAAATCAAAAAGTTCAATATTGAATTCTTCTTTCAGCATCATGCCCAGCTTGCAAACGGGAAGCCCCACAATGTTGAAAAAGTCGCCCTCGGTACGCTCCACAAAGATGCTCGCCGTGTCCTGAATACCATAGGCGCCTGCTTTGTCCATCGGCTCGCCCGAAGCAATGTATTTTTCGATTTCGTGAGAGGAAAGCTCACGGAATTTTACTCTTGTAACCTCGTAATCCACGGCAATTTTGTTGTCGTAGGCTATGGCAACGCCGGTGTATACCTCATGCCAGTTGCCCGACAGCATGGTAAGCATTGTGAAGGCATCGTCCTCGTTTTCAGGCTTACCCATTATCAGACCGTCGTAGGAAACTACTGTATCTGCACAGATTATAAGATCGTCATCGTTGTAATTTTTCTGTTCCCTTGCCGCCCTCAGCTTGCGTACCGCAAGCCCCGAAACGTATTCGTCGGGAGGAAGGTCGGGAACATTTTTTTCGTCCGCGTCGGAAGGAGCGGTTTTAAAGCTTATACCCAGATTCTGCAATATTTTCTGACGTCTTTTGGATTTGGACGCGAGAAATATGTTCATTGGTTTAGTCCTTTCGAAACTTTTATGTATTTTCACCCATACTTCTGGCAACTGCGGCTTTGAAAAATTCGTCTGCATCATGGCTCTTGCTGTCCGCTTCGCTTTTTTGTGACGAAGTTTCGACAAGCTGAGAGACATTCAGTATTCCGCGCTGATGCCAGCTTTCAAGGATGGAATTCATGTATTTGAGAGAGGGCTTTGAAATGCGGTCCACAGTTATCTCATACGCTTTTTCAACCAGACAAAAGTCAATACTCCACTCCTTGAACCATACGCCTATAAGTTTTTTCTCCGAAGGCGTCAGTTCCCTTGAAGTAAATCCGCACAGTTTACGGAGCTTATGCTCTTGCTCGTTATACCTAAGCTTTGCACCGAGATAATCCTCTACATCGCTGTAACGGGTTATGTTGTTGTCGCTCATGGTTATGAGTATTTTTTCCATGTACCCCAACGACGGCTTTTCAATTATACAGCAGTGCTCCGCGACCAGCATAATGATGTCGGGCTCAAAGCCGAGATTGTCGTAAAAGGAGTACAGCATAGAAAGCTGAGAGGGGTTAAAAAGCTTGTTAAACTTGTGTTGGCAGAAATCCACCAGTGCTTTCATGCCCGTTGTGTTTTCGATAGCCTGAGCAACCTGTGCCGCAGGATAAATGGGACGCGCACCCGGTTTTTTCACAACAGTATTTTGTTCCTCTGAAGCGGAATTTTTGCTTTTGAGAGCTTTTGCGCTTTTAATTATTCCTGCGCCTCTCCAAAATGCCAGGGAAAAATTCACTTCCTCATCGGAAAGAGAGAGCTTTTCGGCAATTTCATGAATATTCTCGGCGTCAAAACCGTTTTTTAACTCGGAATAAAGAAAAATTATGACCTTCAAGTCGCTTTCCGAGGCGCCTGCAAGATGAGGCAGGATGTCGCGCGGTAAGCCGAATATTCCGTCATTTTCTGCCGACTTCAAAATATAAGGCATATCCGTCTTTCCTTTCTCACCGCAGATTTTAGAATATTTACATCTATTATAACATAAATCTTGACAAAATTCAATATGTATTATGAAAAAAAGAGGTATATCTCACAATTATCTTTTGTGCTTTTTTATGAATAAAAGAAGCGCCGTGTGTTTTTCACACGGCGCATGATTTTCAGTTGATTAAAGAGTGTTTGCAGAGCCGAGAACGTCCTTGATTTTGTGAGCAACCATAGCCTTAACCTCGGAACGTGCAACGGTGAGGTAGGTTCTGGGGTCAAATACGTCGGGCTGGTCGTGCATTACACGGCGGATACCTGCAGTCATGGCAAGACGGATATCGGAGTCGATATTAATCTTGCAAACTGCAAGAGAAGCTGCCTTTCTGAGCTGTTCCTCGGGAATACCTACTGCATCGGGAAGTGCGCCGCCGATGGAGTTGATTTCCTTAACGTGAGCCTGAGAAACAGAAGAAGCACCGTGAAGAACGATAGGGAAGCCGGGAATTCTCTTCATGATTTCTTCGAGAATGTCAAAGCGCAGCGGAGGGGGAACAAGAATGCCCTCTTCGTTTCTGGTGCACTGCTCGGGCTTGAATTTGTAAGCACCGTGAGAAGTACCGATAGCGATGGCAAGAGAGTCAACACCGGTCTTTTCAACGAATTCTTCGACTTCTTCGGGACGGGTGTAGGAGGAGTCTTCATCGGAAACATTTACATCGTCCTCAACGCCTGCAAGTCTGCCCAGCTCGCCTTCAACAACAACGCCGCGTGCGTGAGCATATTCAACTACTTTCTTGGTAACGGCAATGTTATCTTCAAAGGTGTGATGAGAGCCGTCGATCATAACGGAGGTAAAACCACCGTCGATACAAGCTTTGCAAATTTCGAAATCAGCGCCGTGGTCAAGGTGAAGAGCGAGGTCGATACCGGAATCGGCGATAGCCGCCTTTGCAAGAGCGAGGAGGTATTCCTGCTTTGCATACTTTCTTGCGCCTGCGGAAACCTGAAGAATTACAGGGCTCTTAAGCTCTCCTGCGGCTTCGGTAATAGCCTGGATGATCTCCATGTTGTTGATGTTGAACGCGCCGATAGCGTATTTACCGGCGTAAGCTTTTTTGAACATTTCGGTTGTATTAACCAATGCCATTGTGAAAACACCTGTCTTTCATAATATTATATATAACAGATATATTATACATTTTTTGTGCAAAAAAGCAATAGAATTTCCGAAATTCACAGAAATTTTTCATTTGTGCTTTCAGAAACGGTTTGATAATGGAAAGATAGTATTGTAATTAAATAGGTTTTATGATAGAATAGATGCATAGGAAAAGCAAGGGAGATATTACTATGAAACACATTGTTCCCGGGGTTCAATTTCCCCTTGATACTCATGAACGCACCGAATCGGATTTTACCGAACTGGATCGCTTGTACAGCGGTAAAAAGGCATACTTCGGTGACTTTCACGCCCATGCCGCAACAGGCGGCACCAGTGACGGAGAAACAACGCTTTCCGAATGGAAACAAGCTATGGAAAAAATGAATATGGATTTTGTAGGTATAATGGATCACCGCCAGGTTCGCCATATGTATCTTGACGAATTCGATCCGTCATTTTTTCTGTATGGGACCGAGCCGGCGGGCGTATGGCATGAGCCAAGACTGGTTTTTCACTATCTCATGATTTTTCCACAGCGCGGAACTTTGGAAAAAATACTGGAAGAATTTCCTGATGTATTTGAATTTGAAGGCACAAGCGAGGGACATTTCAAGTACATACGTGTTGATAAGAACCGTTTTATGCAGGTTAAAGATGCGGTTATTGAAGCGGGCGGCGCGTTCATCCACGCTCACCCGAAGCAGCAGATGGAGAGCACCAATGTTGATGATTTCAATTTTGGTGACGGCACAGGAATGGAAATAATATATACCACCACCTTTAACGACCCGCTCAATCCTCATACTGTTGCAAACTACAAGTTGTGGACGGAGCTGTTGTCTAAAGGCGTGAAAATGTACAATACTGCCACAAAGGATGCCCACGGAGCTCCCGGTATCAGCGGTCTGAATGCGGTTTATGCCGCGGAAAAGCACGCCTCGGATATTGCAATGTGCGTCGCAAAGGGAAATGTGAATTCGGGAATTGCGGCAGTAAAAATGTGCATCGGTGAGGCTTGTGTCGGCGCGACAGCAAAATACGAGGATGGAATGGAGCTTCAGCTTAAGGTTGACGATTTCCATTCAAGCTTCGATGTGGCGGGCAATTACCGTGTGGATATTATTACCGATAAGGGAATTGCGTATTCCGCACCCCTTACCCCGGATTTTGCGGTAAGTCTTAAGGTGAAAAAGCGCGCTTTTTACCGTGCCGAAATACTACGTGAATGTGATGGTGCGCCCATGGCAATCGGAAACCCGATATGGCTTGACTGATATTAAAAAGGTATTATGCCGAGGCATAATACCTTTTTGTCATTATACTGCCTGCCATACTATACGGTTGCCATCGATGGAGCAGGTGATTTTTCCGCTTTCCTTAAGCCACGCAAGATATGAACGCAGGGTACTGCCAATGAGTACGTATTGCTCATAGGTCATGGTGAGGGCGTAATGAGTGAAAACACTGTCAAGCAATTCTTCAAAGGTCACGGGCTTACTGCACAGAGTAACTATTTCCGTTGCTATTGACATCACTTTGTCACGGTTCAGCTTGGCTAAATCGGAAATATCCTTTGTCGGCTGCGCGTGAGAGGGGATATATACCGAAGCGGTTATGCTTGGCAGAGCTTCCAGTGTTTTAAGGTAAGCCTCTGCATCATAAAGAAACGACAGATGATATTTTTCGAGTGCTGTTTCACTTGAAAGACAGTCGGCAATAAAAAATGTTCCGTCGGGTAATTTAAAGCCCACCATGTCAAAAAAATGACCCGGCAGAGGGATTATTTCCACTTCTTTCGGAAAATCCGCATCCTCAAAGGAGCTCACATCACATGGCTGAGCCATTAAGAATTTGTGCTTCAATTCAGAAAACGGAAAACCGCCGTACAGAAAAGCAGGCTCGAGAATTGGATTTTTAGTGAAAGCGGCTTCAATTCCACCTGCAAAAACTTTACAGCCGTATTGGCTCTGAAGGTAGGCGCATCCGCCGATGTGGTCGGCATTGGAATGCGTGATGAGTATTCCCTTGAGACACCAGCCCTGCTCGTCAAGAATTTTTTTGCAACGACGGCCCGCATCCTTGTCGTTTCCGCTGTCGATAAGGTATGCGTCACAGTCGTTTTTCAGATAAATTCCTATTTTGGCAGGGGATTGTATGTAATATGAAATGTCGCTGATTTTAACAAGCTCGTACATGTTATCACTCCGTAAAATTATTTTGTACAGTATACATCATTTTTACAATATTGTCGAGCTTTTTCAAAAAAATACACAATAAAACTGCAAATTCCACAAATATTGCAATATATTTGTTGACTTTTTATTATGTATGATGTAGAATATAAATACAAGTTGAAAATATGTTTTTTAAAAGGAGATAGAATTATGGAACTCAGAATTTGTTTGGATTCAAAGGCGCTCGGCAAATCTGCCGCAGATTATATCGTAGGGCTTCTTCAGCAGGCTATCAATAAAAAGGGACACGCGAGAATACTTATGTCAACGGGCGCTTCCCAGTTTGATACCATTGCTGCACTTATCGAAAAGGACTTTGATTGGAGCAAGGTTGAAATGTTCCACCTTGATGAATATGTAGGCATAGAGGAAACTCACATAGCTTCCTTCCGCAAGTACCTTAAGGAAAAATTCATTTCAAAGGTCAACCTTAAGGCGGCTTATCTTATAGACGGCACTCCGGAATGTATTCCTGCTATCACCGAAAAGCTCCGCGAGGAAGAAATTGATGTCGGACTTATCGGAATCGGTGAAAATGCTCACATTGCGTTTAATGACCCCCCTGCAGATTTCGATACCAGGGAAGCATATATAGTTGTTAATCTTAATGACACCTGCAAAAAACAGCAGGTGGGCGAGGGCTGGTTTGCCACAGTTGATGACGTGCCCAAGCAGGCGGTTTCTATGACCTGCTATCAGATAATGCAGTGTAAGCACATTGTTTCCTGCGTTCCTCATTCCGTTAAGGCTAACGCTATTCATGACACTCTCGTGAATGACCTTACCAATATGACCCCTGCGACACTTCTCAAAAAGCACCCCAGCGCAGTTATTTACACCGACCTTAATTCCGCCGCAAGAGTTAACGGCGCAGAGATAAAATTTGATATTTGAAATAATTTGGTTTTGTTGCTGAGCGGAGGAGCCTTTTTAAGGCTCCTCCGCTCAAATCACCCACAGCAAAATTTAAAGATAATATTGTTATATATTAATTTCTATTATTACTTTTTCATTCTTCCCGGCGTATTCCGGTGTAATGTAATAATCATGCTTATCACCTCATATACTGATTATATCATGCTTTCATTATATAATTCAATAGTCTATATGTAAAAACATCTGATGTATTAATATATCTTTATAAAATGAGATATGGAGTGATTAGGTGATAAGGCTTAACGCAATGGAATTGTTAAAATCACGCGGTAAAACAAAATATTGGTTGTATAAGCAAATGGGTATGAGTTATCAGAATTTTTCAAAAATGATAAACAACCAAACCAAGTCAATACAATATGAAAACATCGAAACCATGTGCTTTCTTTTGGAATGTACACCGAACGAATTGTTTGTAATAAGCGACGATTGATAAAGAAAAAAGGTTTTCGCAAATGCGAAAACCTTTTTTGTTTATAATTTCGTGTATTACAGCTGAGGACCCGCTTTTACAAGTGCTTTGCCCGCGTCGTTGCCGGTGTACTTAACAAAGTTCTTAACAAAACGTGCTGCAAGGTCTTTAGCCTTTGCATCCCACTCAGCAGGGTCTGCATAGGTGTCGCGGGAGTCAAGAATCTTAGTGTCAACGCCGGGCAGCTCGGTGGGAACAGCAAGATTGAAGTAAGGAATGGTCTTGGTTTCAGCCTTGTTGATGGAGCCGTCAAGGATAGCGTCGATGATTCCGCGGGTGTCCTTGATGGAGATACGCTTGCCGGTACCGTTCCAGCCGGTGTTTACAAGGTATGCCTTTGCACCGCTCTTTTCCATCTTCTTAACCAGCTCTTCTGCATACTTGGTAGGATGCAGTTCCAGGAATGCCTGACCGAAGCAAGCGGAGAAGGTGGGGGTGGGCTCGGTAATGCCGCGCTCGGTACCTGCCAGCTTGGAGGTGAATCCGGACAGGAAGTAGTACTGAGCCTGCTCGGGTGTAAGGATAGAAACAGGAGGCAGTACGCCGAAAGCGTCAGCGGAAAGGAAGATTACGTTCTTTGCATCGGGAGCTGCGGAAACGGGACGAACGATCTTTTCGATGTGGTCGATGGGGTAGGAAACACGGGTGTTTTCGGTTACGGAGCCGTCAGCAAAGTCGCAAACGCCCTTCTCATCAACGGTAACGTTTTCAAGCAGTGCATTGCGCTTGATAGCATTGAAAATGTCGGGCTCGGATTCCTTGTCAAGGTTGATAACCTTTGCATAGCATCCGCCCTCAAAGTTGAACACGCCCTTGTCGTCCCAGCCGTGCTCGTCGTCACCAATGAGGAGACGCTTGGGGTCGGTGGAAAGTGTGGTCTTACCTGTACCGGAAAGACCGAAGAACAGAGCGGTGTTTTCGCCATTCATGTCGGTGTTTGCAGAGCAGTGCATGGAAGCTATACCGTTAAGGGGCAGGTAGTAGTTCATCATGGAGAACATACCTTTTTTCATTTCGCCGCCGTACCAGGTGTTGAGGATAACCTGTTCACGGGAGGTGATGTTGAAAACAACTGCGGTTTCGGAGTTGAGACCCAGCTCCTTGTAGTTTTCAACCTTTGCCTTGGATGCGTTGTAGCATACAAAGTCGGGCTCGAAGTTCTCAAGCTCTTTTTCAGTGGGGTTGATGAACATGTTCTTTACAAAGTGTGCCTGCCAAGCAACTTCCATAATGAAACGGATAGCCATACGGGAGTCTTCGTTAGCGCCACAGAATACGTCAACAACGTAAAGCTTCTTGTCGCTGAGCTCCTTTATAGCAAGCTCTTTAAGAGCCTTCCAGGACTCTTCAGTGCAGGGATGGTTGTCGTTCTTGAACTCGTCGGAGGTCCACCAAACGGTGTCCTTGGAGTTTTCATCCATAACGATGAACTTATCTTTGGGGGAACGTCCGGTATAAATACCGGTCATAACGTTTACAGCGCCCAGTTCGGTTGCCTGACCCTTCTCAAAGCCCTCGAGAGCGGGATCGGTTTCAGCCACAAACAGCTCCTCATAAGAAGGGTTGTGGATGATTTCCTTGGCACCGGTAATGCCGTACTTTGTTAAATCAAGCTGTTTCATTTTATTGAACCTCTTTTCATATTTTTTTGTTTTTGATGACCGCAGGTCAGTTTCTTGCAATATTATATGCATCTTTTACTGCGGTAGCCAAAGGGAAATTTTGTTCATTTGCGCCAATTTTAACAAATACATTATATCACAAAACATTTTGCTTGTCAATGACTATAAGGTAAAATTTGCATAAAGTCACGTTTCTTTTTCAATTTGCTAATAAATTGGAAAACCCGACGGCAAATACCGTCGGGTGAAAAGTTATTCCTCGTCAACAAAAACCTTTTTCACTGCTTCAAGATAGCCGTAGCCGTCCACATTGTCCGGCTCAAGATAGCTGGATTCCGTCCATTCGTTCCAGCTGTTGACGGTGATGAGCTTTACATTCGTTTTGTCGGCAAAAGCCTTTGCTTTTCTCAGTGCGTTTTCAAAATGCGCGGGACTGCAGTTGTTCATTGTGCCCGGCCAGAACATTTCAAATCTGGGATTGTTGTCCCAGCCGATGGAAACATGGGGGTAGTAGGGGACTTTGTATTCCTGTACCATCTTTGCCCATTCCTTTTCAACGTCAACCATGACATCGGTGTAGTCTCTGTCCATTGCGGCAAAGTGTACGAACTGATAGTGGGTGAGGGAATCAAATCCCAGCTCTTCAATAAGCTTTACGCCCGTTTCGGTCACACCGCCGTCTACGCCGGTCAGGTTTCTTTCCTGCCTGCCGCTCCAGCGGATGAACTGGAAGTGCACACCCGTAAGCCCCGCCTTTACAGCCTCGTTCTCCAGCCATATAAGCGCTTCTTTTGCCTTTTCGACACCGCCCAGACCGTTTACGAAGTTGTTGAGGTCGTAAATGCTGACAACCGGCTTGCCGTCAATGCGATAGTAGTTGGGACGTGTGAAGTACATATCAATCCAGCGCTTGCCGATAATCTCAAACTGTGTGCGGT contains the following coding sequences:
- a CDS encoding glucosamine-6-phosphate deaminase; the protein is MELRICLDSKALGKSAADYIVGLLQQAINKKGHARILMSTGASQFDTIAALIEKDFDWSKVEMFHLDEYVGIEETHIASFRKYLKEKFISKVNLKAAYLIDGTPECIPAITEKLREEEIDVGLIGIGENAHIAFNDPPADFDTREAYIVVNLNDTCKKQQVGEGWFATVDDVPKQAVSMTCYQIMQCKHIVSCVPHSVKANAIHDTLVNDLTNMTPATLLKKHPSAVIYTDLNSAARVNGAEIKFDI
- a CDS encoding DnaD domain protein; translation: MPYILKSAENDGIFGLPRDILPHLAGASESDLKVIIFLYSELKNGFDAENIHEIAEKLSLSDEEVNFSLAFWRGAGIIKSAKALKSKNSASEEQNTVVKKPGARPIYPAAQVAQAIENTTGMKALVDFCQHKFNKLFNPSQLSMLYSFYDNLGFEPDIIMLVAEHCCIIEKPSLGYMEKILITMSDNNITRYSDVEDYLGAKLRYNEQEHKLRKLCGFTSRELTPSEKKLIGVWFKEWSIDFCLVEKAYEITVDRISKPSLKYMNSILESWHQRGILNVSQLVETSSQKSEADSKSHDADEFFKAAVARSMGENT
- the maf gene encoding septum formation protein Maf translates to MNIFLASKSKRRQKILQNLGISFKTAPSDADEKNVPDLPPDEYVSGLAVRKLRAAREQKNYNDDDLIICADTVVSYDGLIMGKPENEDDAFTMLTMLSGNWHEVYTGVAIAYDNKIAVDYEVTRVKFRELSSHEIEKYIASGEPMDKAGAYGIQDTASIFVERTEGDFFNIVGLPVCKLGMMLKEEFNIELFDLIK
- a CDS encoding helix-turn-helix transcriptional regulator, whose product is MIRLNAMELLKSRGKTKYWLYKQMGMSYQNFSKMINNQTKSIQYENIETMCFLLECTPNELFVISDD
- a CDS encoding DUF3842 family protein, whose product is MKILLIDGQGGKLGKELCESILARFKDIELVAVGTNTIATSAMIKGGAKLCATGENAVVVNCRTADIIVGPIGIVIADSMLGEITPDMALAVSQSNAVKILIPANRCNNLIAGVDGMNVSDMINDALKKIENIIRK
- the pckA gene encoding phosphoenolpyruvate carboxykinase (ATP), with translation MKQLDLTKYGITGAKEIIHNPSYEELFVAETDPALEGFEKGQATELGAVNVMTGIYTGRSPKDKFIVMDENSKDTVWWTSDEFKNDNHPCTEESWKALKELAIKELSDKKLYVVDVFCGANEDSRMAIRFIMEVAWQAHFVKNMFINPTEKELENFEPDFVCYNASKAKVENYKELGLNSETAVVFNITSREQVILNTWYGGEMKKGMFSMMNYYLPLNGIASMHCSANTDMNGENTALFFGLSGTGKTTLSTDPKRLLIGDDEHGWDDKGVFNFEGGCYAKVINLDKESEPDIFNAIKRNALLENVTVDEKGVCDFADGSVTENTRVSYPIDHIEKIVRPVSAAPDAKNVIFLSADAFGVLPPVSILTPEQAQYYFLSGFTSKLAGTERGITEPTPTFSACFGQAFLELHPTKYAEELVKKMEKSGAKAYLVNTGWNGTGKRISIKDTRGIIDAILDGSINKAETKTIPYFNLAVPTELPGVDTKILDSRDTYADPAEWDAKAKDLAARFVKNFVKYTGNDAGKALVKAGPQL
- the guaB gene encoding IMP dehydrogenase, whose protein sequence is MVNDVYSEKFIKEGLTFDDVLLIPAKSDVLPADINLVTNLTSKIRLNIPLMTAAMDTVTESRMAIAIAREGGIGIIHKNMPIEMQVQEVDRVKRSENGVIVNPFFLAPENYVYEADQLMGKYRISGVPICRDGKLVGILTNRDMRFLTNHDMKIEDVMTKDNLVTADVGTTLEQAKEILSRHRIEKLPLVDSDGHLKGLITIKDIEKAVKYPHAAKDAAGRLVCGAAIGATKDVLDRAGALIEAGADVLVLDSAHGHSQNIVNALSKVKAKFPTVQVIAGNIATAAAAEELIAAGADAVKVGIGPGSICTTRVVSGIGVPQISAVYDVACVAQKHGIPVIADGGVKYSGDITKAIAAGADVVMVGSLVAGCEESPGDTEIYQGRSFKVYRGMGSISAMQCGSKDRYFQENNKKLVPEGVEGRVPYKGTLADTVYQLMGGLRSGMGYCGAPDVTTLQKNAQFVRITGAGLKESHPHDIYITKEAPNYSVSPQ
- a CDS encoding MBL fold metallo-hydrolase; this encodes MYELVKISDISYYIQSPAKIGIYLKNDCDAYLIDSGNDKDAGRRCKKILDEQGWCLKGILITHSNADHIGGCAYLQSQYGCKVFAGGIEAAFTKNPILEPAFLYGGFPFSELKHKFLMAQPCDVSSFEDADFPKEVEIIPLPGHFFDMVGFKLPDGTFFIADCLSSETALEKYHLSFLYDAEAYLKTLEALPSITASVYIPSHAQPTKDISDLAKLNRDKVMSIATEIVTLCSKPVTFEELLDSVFTHYALTMTYEQYVLIGSTLRSYLAWLKESGKITCSIDGNRIVWQAV
- the fba gene encoding class II fructose-1,6-bisphosphate aldolase, producing the protein MALVNTTEMFKKAYAGKYAIGAFNINNMEIIQAITEAAGELKSPVILQVSAGARKYAKQEYLLALAKAAIADSGIDLALHLDHGADFEICKACIDGGFTSVMIDGSHHTFEDNIAVTKKVVEYAHARGVVVEGELGRLAGVEDDVNVSDEDSSYTRPEEVEEFVEKTGVDSLAIAIGTSHGAYKFKPEQCTRNEEGILVPPPLRFDILEEIMKRIPGFPIVLHGASSVSQAHVKEINSIGGALPDAVGIPEEQLRKAASLAVCKINIDSDIRLAMTAGIRRVMHDQPDVFDPRTYLTVARSEVKAMVAHKIKDVLGSANTL